Proteins from a genomic interval of Treponema brennaborense DSM 12168:
- the fabG gene encoding 3-oxoacyl-[acyl-carrier-protein] reductase, producing MLLQGKKALVTGSSRGIGKEIARRFLEEGAEVWGLCSKPSAARAELEAYAAEKGSAFHEICADAGNAENLSETVKAALADAGCFDILVNNAGITRDGLSFRMSMDDWQKVLDVNLTGVFIVSQLVSSAMIRKRSGSIINMTSIVGLHGQGGQVNYSASKAGLIGLTKSLAKECGGRGVRVNAIAPGFIDTDMTRAVNEEARKVWLEGIPLKRAGQVSDIANAAVFLASDMSSYITAQVLGVDGGMGA from the coding sequence ATGTTGTTACAAGGTAAAAAAGCGCTGGTGACCGGCTCGTCGCGCGGCATCGGAAAAGAAATAGCGAGACGTTTTTTGGAAGAAGGCGCGGAAGTATGGGGTTTGTGTTCCAAACCGTCTGCAGCCCGCGCGGAACTTGAAGCGTACGCGGCGGAAAAAGGTTCCGCGTTTCATGAAATCTGCGCCGACGCGGGCAACGCTGAAAATCTTTCGGAAACGGTCAAGGCGGCGCTCGCCGACGCGGGTTGCTTCGATATTCTGGTAAACAACGCGGGAATTACCCGCGACGGACTGTCGTTCCGCATGAGTATGGACGACTGGCAGAAAGTACTGGACGTGAATCTGACGGGCGTGTTCATCGTGTCGCAGCTGGTTTCTTCGGCAATGATACGGAAACGCTCGGGTTCGATCATCAATATGACGAGCATCGTCGGACTGCACGGTCAGGGCGGCCAGGTGAACTATTCGGCGAGCAAAGCCGGACTGATCGGTTTGACGAAAAGCCTTGCGAAAGAGTGCGGCGGCCGCGGCGTGCGCGTGAACGCGATCGCTCCGGGGTTTATCGACACCGACATGACGCGCGCCGTTAACGAAGAAGCGCGCAAAGTGTGGCTCGAAGGCATACCGCTCAAGCGCGCCGGACAGGTTTCCGATATCGCGAACGCGGCGGTGTTTTTGGCGTCCGATATGTCCTCGTATATCACCGCGCAGGTCTTGGGCGTAGACGGGGGAATGGGCGCGTAG
- a CDS encoding ACP S-malonyltransferase has protein sequence MVKKYAFLFPGQGAQAQGMMKDVCEAFPAARKCVDAISEIAGEDITKLLWDTEASVLSRSDRSQLAITAASLAVFSALKSKGIEPSVCAGFSLGEFPALCASGVLSFDDTIRVVKKRGEIMQKVCEAIAARNAGNAPGMAAIIGLPPEKVLEIAKASGEVYGANMNSARQTVVSGTAAGLTKAEELCKEAGARRFVRLAVAGPFHCPLMQEAADEFEKAIAAVTFKDPDVPLLSNVSGALAVSGAEIKKSAVLHLTHPVLWTSEEAVLGKMITGETDGGNAEWALLEAGPGKVLSGLWRDTEFGEKWAAVPVNTADAINAL, from the coding sequence ATGGTAAAAAAATACGCGTTTTTGTTTCCCGGACAGGGAGCTCAAGCTCAGGGCATGATGAAGGACGTGTGCGAAGCGTTTCCCGCTGCCCGCAAATGTGTGGATGCAATTTCCGAAATTGCAGGCGAAGATATTACGAAACTGCTGTGGGATACCGAAGCGTCCGTGCTGTCCCGCAGCGACCGCAGTCAGCTTGCGATTACCGCGGCGTCGTTGGCGGTTTTTTCGGCGCTGAAATCGAAAGGTATCGAGCCTTCCGTTTGTGCCGGTTTCAGTTTGGGTGAATTTCCGGCGCTCTGTGCCAGCGGCGTGCTGTCGTTTGACGATACGATTCGCGTGGTAAAAAAACGCGGCGAAATCATGCAGAAAGTCTGCGAAGCTATTGCCGCCCGCAATGCGGGCAACGCGCCGGGGATGGCCGCCATTATCGGGCTGCCTCCTGAAAAGGTTCTTGAAATTGCGAAAGCGAGCGGCGAAGTATACGGTGCGAACATGAACAGCGCACGTCAAACCGTCGTGTCGGGAACGGCCGCGGGACTTACGAAAGCCGAAGAATTGTGCAAAGAAGCCGGAGCGCGCCGCTTTGTCCGCCTTGCCGTTGCCGGTCCGTTCCATTGCCCGCTGATGCAGGAAGCCGCGGATGAATTTGAAAAAGCGATCGCGGCGGTAACGTTCAAAGATCCGGACGTACCGCTGCTTTCAAACGTATCCGGTGCGTTGGCGGTGAGCGGAGCTGAAATCAAAAAATCCGCCGTGCTGCATTTGACGCATCCGGTGTTGTGGACGTCGGAAGAAGCCGTTTTGGGTAAAATGATTACCGGCGAAACCGACGGGGGAAACGCCGAATGGGCGCTGCTTGAAGCGGGACCCGGAAAGGTGCTGTCTGGACTGTGGCGCGACACCGAATTCGGTGAAAAATGGGCGGCCGTTCCGGTAAACACGGCCGACGCAATAAACGCACTGTAA
- a CDS encoding Rpn family recombination-promoting nuclease/putative transposase: MNADFPRWEDVTITNDFFFAYSMLHDTELCRLLLRTLLKLDAKEITYVNTQETLAAAPGSKSVRLDVLLETTNEIVNVEMQTTSEPNLFKRIRYYQSSIDIGTAQRGVDYDDLKKLYVLFICTKDPFGEGLPRYTLRTVCDEHTALDVRDERFAVVYNASAYENELDSETAAMLHYIAEGGTDTETAKSFAERVFKLKTDGAAKGVFMKYEIEIKRIRKEGFAEGLTEGESLGFAAGRNEGIAEGETRGMEKGRITGIAEGRTQGKSEEKYATAGNLLSMGVLTPEQIAAATELPLKTVQELASAKNEAL, from the coding sequence ATGAACGCAGATTTTCCCCGCTGGGAAGACGTTACCATCACGAACGACTTCTTCTTCGCCTACTCGATGCTTCACGACACCGAACTGTGCCGCCTCCTTCTGCGCACCCTGCTCAAGCTGGACGCAAAAGAAATCACCTACGTCAACACTCAGGAAACCCTCGCCGCCGCCCCCGGCTCCAAAAGCGTCCGCCTCGACGTGCTGCTCGAAACCACGAACGAGATCGTCAACGTCGAGATGCAGACGACCTCCGAGCCGAACCTGTTCAAGCGGATCCGCTATTATCAAAGCTCCATCGACATCGGCACCGCACAGCGCGGCGTTGATTACGACGACCTGAAAAAGCTGTACGTCTTGTTCATCTGCACGAAGGATCCGTTCGGCGAGGGTCTGCCGCGCTACACGCTCAGGACCGTCTGCGACGAGCACACTGCGCTCGACGTCCGGGACGAACGGTTTGCCGTCGTCTATAATGCCTCAGCGTATGAAAACGAACTTGATTCTGAAACGGCGGCCATGTTACACTACATAGCGGAAGGCGGAACGGACACGGAGACGGCGAAGAGCTTTGCCGAGCGGGTGTTCAAGCTGAAAACCGACGGTGCCGCCAAGGGGGTGTTCATGAAGTACGAGATAGAAATCAAACGCATCCGTAAGGAAGGCTTTGCCGAGGGTCTTACAGAAGGCGAATCCCTCGGTTTTGCAGCGGGCCGTAATGAGGGCATTGCTGAAGGTGAAACACGCGGCATGGAAAAAGGCCGAATCACCGGTATTGCGGAAGGTCGCACACAAGGTAAATCCGAAGAAAAATACGCTACGGCCGGCAATCTTCTTTCTATGGGAGTGCTTACGCCGGAGCAGATTGCCGCCGCAACGGAATTACCGCTGAAAACCGTGCAGGAACTCGCTTCTGCAAAGAACGAAGCGTTGTAA
- the fabF gene encoding beta-ketoacyl-ACP synthase II yields MRRVVVTGLGAVTPLGNNVADTWAGIRAGKSGIGAITHFDTVNSAVKIAGEVKDFDTSEFIDRKEARKMARFTQYAVIAAGQALKDAGLLEADALEPHNTGVFVGNGIGGFEVFEESCGKYFKSEGTRVPPLTIPMLIPNEAAGNICMRYGIKGPAPTIATACASGTDALGLALDSIRSGRVDVCLAGGTEGAVTGFGIASFAVLQTLASSFNDCPEKASRPFDVKREGFVMGEGSAMLLLEEYEHAKKRGATIYAEFAGYGGSSDAYHITSPDPSGDGGAAAMTAALKDAGVNPEDVQYYNAHGTSTPINDPAETAMIKKAFGDHAYKMKISSTKSMTGHCLGAAGAIEALICIKAINDGFYPPTINLEQPDLEHGCDLDYVPNKGVEGSITCAASGSLGFGGHNGVVVFKKV; encoded by the coding sequence ATGAGACGGGTTGTTGTCACCGGATTGGGGGCGGTTACGCCGCTTGGAAATAACGTTGCCGATACGTGGGCGGGTATCCGCGCCGGAAAAAGCGGAATCGGCGCCATCACTCATTTTGACACGGTAAACTCCGCGGTTAAAATTGCGGGTGAAGTAAAAGATTTTGATACGTCTGAATTTATCGATCGGAAAGAAGCGCGCAAAATGGCGCGTTTTACCCAATACGCGGTGATTGCGGCCGGACAGGCACTCAAAGACGCCGGTTTGCTTGAAGCAGACGCGCTTGAACCGCACAATACCGGCGTGTTCGTCGGTAACGGTATCGGCGGTTTTGAAGTGTTTGAAGAATCGTGCGGAAAATACTTTAAATCGGAAGGAACCCGCGTTCCTCCGCTGACCATTCCGATGCTTATTCCGAACGAAGCTGCCGGCAATATTTGTATGCGCTACGGTATCAAAGGCCCCGCGCCGACGATTGCGACCGCGTGTGCGTCGGGAACTGACGCGCTCGGACTGGCGCTCGACAGTATCAGAAGCGGCCGCGTGGACGTCTGTCTTGCAGGCGGTACGGAAGGCGCGGTTACGGGATTCGGCATCGCGTCGTTCGCCGTTTTGCAGACGTTGGCGAGTTCGTTCAACGATTGCCCCGAAAAGGCGAGCCGCCCGTTCGACGTAAAACGGGAAGGTTTCGTTATGGGCGAGGGATCGGCGATGCTGCTGCTTGAAGAATACGAACACGCCAAAAAACGCGGCGCGACGATTTACGCCGAATTTGCCGGATACGGCGGTTCGTCCGACGCATATCATATCACCAGTCCCGATCCGTCGGGCGACGGCGGTGCGGCGGCGATGACGGCGGCACTCAAAGATGCGGGCGTGAATCCCGAAGACGTGCAGTATTACAACGCGCACGGAACGTCTACGCCGATCAACGATCCGGCGGAAACCGCGATGATCAAAAAAGCGTTCGGCGATCACGCGTATAAAATGAAGATTTCTTCGACGAAGAGTATGACCGGTCATTGTTTGGGTGCCGCCGGAGCGATTGAAGCGCTGATCTGCATCAAGGCGATAAACGACGGTTTTTATCCGCCGACGATCAATCTTGAACAGCCCGACCTCGAACACGGCTGCGATTTGGATTACGTTCCGAATAAAGGCGTGGAAGGATCGATTACCTGCGCTGCGTCCGGTTCGCTCGGCTTCGGCGGACACAACGGCGTCGTCGTGTTCAAAAAAGTTTAA
- the fabZ gene encoding 3-hydroxyacyl-ACP dehydratase FabZ, translating into MSLTKDLESLLPHRSPFLFVDEIISADEKGSVAVRTFTDEDFFFKGHFPEYPVVPGVILIETMAQAGGAALSFQKVFAEGSLFFLGTVDKVKFRSQVRPGDTVRMEITNLRVSPRMIKQAGKAYVGDTLAAEAEWMCLVGSAN; encoded by the coding sequence ATGAGTTTGACAAAAGATTTGGAAAGTTTGCTGCCGCACCGCAGCCCATTTCTGTTCGTGGATGAAATTATCAGCGCGGATGAAAAAGGCAGTGTGGCGGTCAGAACTTTTACCGATGAAGATTTCTTTTTTAAGGGACATTTTCCCGAATATCCGGTGGTGCCCGGCGTTATCCTGATAGAAACGATGGCACAAGCCGGCGGCGCGGCATTGAGCTTTCAGAAAGTGTTTGCAGAAGGTTCGCTGTTCTTTTTGGGAACGGTCGACAAGGTAAAGTTCCGCAGCCAAGTTCGCCCCGGCGATACGGTTCGCATGGAAATCACGAATCTGCGCGTTTCTCCCAGAATGATCAAACAGGCCGGAAAAGCGTACGTCGGCGACACCCTCGCTGCCGAAGCGGAATGGATGTGTTTAGTCGGTTCTGCCAACTAA
- a CDS encoding beta-ketoacyl-ACP synthase III, with the protein MAVVIRGTGNAVPMKKLPNEALDPALETSDEWIRSHTGIGSRYVAAPDETTSLLGSMACKKALEHAKVPVKPDQIDLIICATATPDFHGFPSTACLIQTKLGAAKAAAFDVSAACSGFIYALETAAGLLERHGWKYALVCGAETLSRILDWNDRSTCVLFGDGAGAVLVENTDYNQKEKGIGSVVLGADGTGGGELYIDESNHIKMNGRAVYNFAVRVLSETVETLMQKEWLTIDDVDLIVCHQANSRILEAAAKRLKIDPAKIVNNMEDYGNTSAASIPITLADLAAQGRLKEGMVIISAGFGAGLTWGGCVIRW; encoded by the coding sequence ATGGCTGTCGTTATACGCGGAACCGGAAACGCGGTTCCCATGAAAAAACTTCCGAACGAAGCGCTCGATCCTGCTCTTGAAACGTCCGACGAATGGATCCGCTCTCACACCGGAATCGGAAGCCGGTACGTCGCCGCGCCTGATGAAACTACTTCTCTGCTCGGTTCCATGGCGTGCAAAAAAGCGTTGGAGCACGCGAAGGTTCCGGTTAAACCGGATCAGATCGATTTGATTATCTGCGCGACCGCGACGCCCGATTTTCACGGGTTCCCGTCTACGGCGTGTCTGATACAGACCAAACTCGGCGCAGCGAAGGCCGCCGCGTTCGACGTGTCGGCCGCGTGTTCCGGGTTCATTTACGCGCTTGAAACCGCCGCCGGGCTGCTTGAACGCCACGGCTGGAAGTATGCGCTCGTGTGCGGAGCGGAAACGCTCAGCCGCATCCTCGACTGGAACGACCGTTCGACTTGCGTTCTGTTCGGCGACGGCGCGGGCGCGGTACTGGTCGAAAACACCGATTATAATCAGAAAGAAAAAGGTATCGGTTCGGTCGTGCTCGGTGCCGACGGCACGGGCGGCGGAGAATTGTATATCGACGAATCGAATCACATCAAAATGAACGGACGGGCGGTGTACAATTTCGCCGTGCGCGTGCTGAGTGAAACGGTAGAAACGCTCATGCAGAAAGAATGGCTTACCATCGACGATGTGGATTTGATCGTGTGTCATCAGGCTAACAGCCGGATTCTTGAAGCGGCCGCAAAACGGCTGAAAATAGATCCTGCAAAAATAGTGAACAATATGGAAGATTACGGAAATACCTCCGCGGCTTCGATCCCGATTACGCTGGCTGATCTTGCGGCTCAGGGACGGCTCAAGGAAGGTATGGTGATTATTTCTGCCGGCTTCGGTGCCGGTCTTACATGGGGAGGCTGTGTAATACGATGGTAA
- a CDS encoding DUF1266 domain-containing protein, translated as MRILKQCIITCLLAVLPVFALYAQSEENRISEKKSAWQLLEPDEKAACAFSAPLIAMNGLEICVFNPEAGVFESPRKGLSLKLLNESWSVYSYADLIAQIETLESGGQAGAYRRLKKMLDENRGLSVMEIAEKNCLSTLETIRLFYIHSVASRLGQKGIEAWDKGRELALLRWAVPAGYITEKEAAERAKKITDEILTGYTDFEDFAAHYAFGRGFFGAADNTINSKMKAVCESVERCIREYGMDGLKFASSGTESPILTLSEVKAYTPDNAYFSWYDVHSYLSFRNKEEQDVQIATIDNYIKQYGALAGLFYMKAERYMYFGRYRDAVKIFREYAALVAERTDSESFLRSDWFYLYAVAANKMNLPFEALEALSNLSAEDKRDPKILFYTGYTYSKCIGRSADYEVNEQYAQKALDNYIAAGNAGYELPEHIMKWIQGNSEEM; from the coding sequence ATGCGTATTCTTAAACAATGTATTATAACATGTCTCCTTGCGGTATTGCCGGTTTTTGCGCTGTATGCGCAGTCGGAAGAGAATCGGATTTCCGAAAAAAAATCTGCCTGGCAGCTGCTTGAACCTGATGAAAAAGCTGCCTGTGCTTTTTCGGCTCCGCTGATTGCAATGAACGGACTGGAAATATGCGTTTTTAATCCTGAAGCCGGTGTGTTTGAATCACCCAGAAAAGGCCTGTCATTGAAGCTGCTGAATGAGTCCTGGTCCGTTTATTCTTATGCCGATTTGATTGCACAGATAGAAACACTTGAATCCGGCGGTCAGGCGGGGGCGTACCGGCGTTTGAAAAAGATGCTCGATGAAAATCGCGGATTGTCGGTAATGGAAATTGCAGAAAAAAACTGCCTTTCTACGCTTGAAACGATTCGGTTGTTTTACATACATTCCGTAGCCTCCCGGCTCGGTCAAAAAGGAATAGAAGCCTGGGATAAAGGACGAGAGCTTGCCTTGCTCCGATGGGCGGTTCCCGCCGGCTATATAACGGAAAAAGAAGCCGCTGAGCGCGCAAAAAAAATAACTGATGAGATTCTTACCGGATATACCGATTTTGAGGATTTTGCGGCTCACTATGCATTCGGCCGGGGATTTTTCGGCGCCGCGGATAATACGATCAATTCCAAAATGAAGGCCGTATGCGAATCCGTTGAAAGATGTATCCGTGAATACGGTATGGACGGTTTAAAATTCGCTTCTTCCGGCACGGAAAGTCCCATACTCACCTTATCTGAAGTAAAAGCGTATACCCCCGACAACGCATATTTTTCATGGTACGACGTGCATTCTTATCTTTCGTTTCGGAATAAAGAGGAGCAGGACGTCCAGATTGCCACCATTGATAACTATATAAAACAGTACGGCGCGCTCGCCGGTTTGTTTTATATGAAAGCCGAGCGTTATATGTATTTCGGGCGGTACCGCGACGCCGTGAAGATTTTCAGGGAATATGCTGCGCTTGTTGCCGAACGAACTGATTCCGAATCTTTTTTGCGCAGCGACTGGTTCTATTTATACGCCGTTGCGGCCAATAAAATGAACCTCCCCTTTGAAGCGCTTGAAGCGCTTTCCAACTTGAGTGCCGAGGACAAACGGGATCCGAAAATTTTATTTTATACGGGTTATACGTATTCAAAATGTATCGGCCGTTCCGCCGATTATGAAGTGAACGAACAATATGCGCAGAAAGCGCTTGATAATTATATCGCGGCCGGCAACGCCGGTTATGAATTGCCTGAACATATTATGAAATGGATACAAGGCAACTCAGAGGAAATGTAA